A portion of the Nitratidesulfovibrio termitidis HI1 genome contains these proteins:
- a CDS encoding LysR family transcriptional regulator: protein MAERPQVWQATFRRTHGAFALTAFGVTDPSPSSATLRTVMELHLLRAFATVAETGTLTRAAAELHLSQSALSGQIRALEDTLGVTLFRRRARGMDLTDAGADLLPLARKALDAATALRRKAERLRAQPTGRITLGLNTDPAFLRMVALHEALGAACPDVALEFTMTQTMTTSELLRESVIDAGYRYGQEFSPDIVEHPLRDVEIRIVIPASMVPALPVPPTTAPSPAVSLGAAAATTARAARKGRARTESHPPPERPEWSAAVRRYGAPQLAEDTAQPAGDADAHMPGPDTTALGTSGPDMPPNGNSGPGIDSAPHAPGPGLLAALLARHGGMPAPRPDYAPSDLPRLPVHDANAWHALSQLPWIWPTCDCPFHRTVAARMAPYSLRPRTAAVAIDEPIVKQLVATGKGVAVLRADETAQMVRDHGVYVWPEPLAVPLCIAHRTDRSDDPALRALVEAARAVWK from the coding sequence GTGGCCGAACGCCCGCAGGTTTGGCAGGCCACCTTCCGGCGCACGCATGGCGCTTTCGCCCTCACGGCTTTCGGCGTCACCGACCCCTCCCCCTCGTCTGCAACCCTGCGCACCGTCATGGAACTGCACCTGCTCCGCGCCTTCGCCACCGTGGCCGAAACCGGCACGCTCACCCGCGCCGCCGCAGAGCTGCACCTCAGCCAGTCGGCCCTCAGTGGGCAGATTCGCGCGCTGGAAGACACCCTGGGCGTAACCCTGTTCCGCCGCCGCGCGCGCGGCATGGACCTGACCGACGCGGGCGCCGATCTGCTGCCCCTGGCAAGAAAGGCACTGGATGCCGCCACGGCCCTGCGCCGCAAGGCCGAACGACTGCGCGCCCAGCCCACCGGACGGATCACCCTTGGCCTGAACACCGACCCCGCCTTCCTGCGCATGGTGGCCCTGCACGAGGCCCTTGGCGCGGCCTGCCCCGACGTGGCGCTGGAATTCACCATGACCCAGACCATGACCACGTCGGAATTGCTGCGCGAATCGGTCATCGACGCGGGCTACCGCTACGGACAGGAATTTTCGCCCGACATCGTGGAGCACCCCCTGCGCGACGTGGAAATCCGCATCGTGATTCCCGCCAGCATGGTGCCTGCGCTGCCCGTGCCCCCGACTACCGCACCCTCTCCCGCCGTCTCGCTGGGGGCGGCTGCGGCCACGACGGCGCGCGCCGCGCGCAAGGGCCGCGCCCGCACGGAATCGCACCCGCCGCCGGAACGCCCGGAATGGTCCGCCGCCGTACGCCGCTATGGCGCGCCGCAACTCGCCGAAGACACGGCCCAACCCGCCGGAGACGCGGATGCGCACATGCCGGGACCTGACACCACGGCCCTGGGCACATCAGGTCCGGACATGCCGCCCAACGGTAATTCCGGCCCCGGCATCGACAGCGCCCCCCACGCCCCCGGCCCCGGCCTGCTGGCCGCGCTGCTGGCCCGCCACGGCGGCATGCCCGCGCCAAGGCCCGACTACGCCCCGTCCGACCTGCCCCGCCTGCCCGTGCACGACGCCAACGCCTGGCATGCCCTGTCGCAACTGCCGTGGATCTGGCCCACCTGCGACTGTCCCTTCCACCGCACCGTGGCCGCACGCATGGCCCCCTACAGCCTGCGCCCGCGCACGGCGGCGGTCGCCATCGACGAGCCCATCGTCAAGCAGCTGGTGGCCACCGGCAAGGGCGTGGCCGTGCTGCGCGCGGATGAAACCGCCCAGATGGTGCGCGACCACGGGGTGTACGTGTGGCCGGAGCCGCTGGCGGTGCCCCTGTGCATCGCCCACCGCACCGACCGCAGCGACGACCCGGCCCTGCGCGCCCTGGTGGAGGCCGCCCGCGCCGTGTGGAAATAG